A window of the Helianthus annuus cultivar XRQ/B chromosome 4, HanXRQr2.0-SUNRISE, whole genome shotgun sequence genome harbors these coding sequences:
- the LOC110933235 gene encoding uncharacterized protein LOC110933235: protein MDVAPAIDFNFNASPHSGYYTSAPSSPTRLTEFYCEFDELLIAAGANPGGSRAAVPFAWEEKPGVPKTSTDLFEDDFSFDVSCELGRDSVAAEDLFQGGVIRAVNDFAHAHITYTCEGNINISRGRERGFSSSRLPSRSRRTRSLSPLGVSDYRRDPQPITTSTKQPSTPSCSTESVSKRWSFKDLFLFRSASDGRAMEKDPLKKYSTVVRKNVQDIRNSGESGSVSKRRGRVSAHELHYNLNRANSNEMKKKTYLPYKHGILGGLLFNP, encoded by the coding sequence ATGGACGTTGCACCAGCCATTGATTTCAACTTCAATGCATCACCACACAGCGGTTACTACACTAGTGCTCCATCAAGCCCCACAAGACTCACCGAATTCTACTGCGAATTCGATGAATTGTTGATTGCGGCCGGAGCTAACCCGGGTGGTTCTCGGGCCGCAGTTCCATTTGCTTGGGAAGAAAAGCCGGGCGTCCCAAAGACGTCCACGGATTTATTCGAAGATGATTTCTCATTCGATGTAAGTTGCGAGTTGGGAAGAGATTCGGTTGCGGCCGAAGATTTATTCCAAGGGGGTGTAATTAGGGCAGTTAATGATTTTGCGCACGCGCATATTACCTACACATGTGAAGGTAATATTAATATTTcaagaggaagagagagagggTTTTCGTCCTCTCGTCTTCCTTCTAGAAGTAGAAGGACAAGATCTTTGTCCCCACTTGGGGTTTCGGATTATCGTAGGGACCCACAACCGATAACTACGAGTACAAAACAACCTTCCACTCCATCTTGTTCGACAGAAAGCGTGTCGAAAAGATGGAGTTTTAAGGATTTGTTTTTGTTCCGAAGTGCTTCGGATGGGCGAGCAATGGAAAAAGACCCCTTGAAGAAATACTCGACCGTTGTCCGGAAAAATGTTCAAGATATCCGAAACTCGGGTGAATCTGGCTCGGTTTCGAAACGAAGGGGGCGTGTATCGGCTCATGAGCTTCATTACAACTTGAACCGTGCAAATTCGAATGAGATGAAGAAGAAAACATACTTGCCATACAAGCATGGTATTCTAGGAGGATTGTTGTTCAATCCTTAA